TAGTCCTTTGATGTTTTAAATATATCATACGCACTACATTGCATAATTTAGCGCACAGGCAAAGACTTTCAAAACTGCCTGCGGGAATATGGATGCCCAGAtcacattaattttaatgggaattgggagGCCAAATCTcttaggtgaatttaaaaatctggcccctaacTTTTAAGGAATGTTGTTTGGAACAAGACATCAGCCCCAGAGCATCCATTCTGCAGGGCTTGACCTCATTCCATACTCATTTCTGTGAAGTCTAGAACTTCTTGAAGTGAAATGGTTGTCTCCTTGTGTCTCACAGGAAGAGATCAGCTCCATTCAGCGAGATAACAAGGATAGATTGAGTGATAGCACTACAGGTAAGGTGAATAATAAAGCCTTCTTTAATTCTCAAAGCTTATTCTTTTTATCAACTGTCTTTTAGAACCATTTAAATGTAGGAATAATGGTAATGATATTAGAGAATGGTTTCAGCATTGTAACTCTTTAGAAAAACTGACGTGCCAGTGATTAAACCATTTTTAGAAATCTAGCTAGAAATAATTCCTTCATTTGGCATATTAATGGTGTCCTTCTGGGACACgtggcattggcctctgtcagaaggcaggatactgggctagattgaccttttggtctgacccagtatggccgttcttatgaaaaaaaaaaaagttcacaccATCTCAAAGTCATAATGATTTTATGTGAAAGGATAGCAAAAGCAGGAAATACGTCATCACTTCAGttgttttaaatggttttaaaccattttttttaaaggtgctgaTAGCTTACTGGATATAAGTTCTGAAACTGACCAGCAAGATCTGCTTGTATTGTTGCAAGCAAAAATTGCTTCTCTAACACTACACAATAAGGAGTTACAAGACAAATTACAGGTATGTATTACGTTTATGCACCTAATTCAAAGGAAAGGGGATCTTTCAGTTCTTGAGTAGCGGAATAAAGAACTGCTTTGTTTTGTAGTGATgtgctgtgaagataaattaaaaGACAGTTTGTAGGTAGTAAGAGTTTCAAGAAATCAAGAGGAAACTTTGACTTCGAGTATTAAATCGTTTGCAATTCTCATTTTTCCCATAAATTAGTtgatagccttttttttttttaaagatggagttAATTATTTCAGAACTCTGGCTAATGACTGAGGGTTTTCAGCATTTTAACTCTCATAGCTTTTGATCCTTTTTGTGCTTCAGAAATCATCCCAGGTATTTAGATGCACTTAGCAGCCAGTATCTTCCTTTGCGTGCTAAGCTTTGCTGAAAATCTAGCCCACAATGTTTTCATTGTTCATCTCTGTAGGGCACAGTAAGAGTTCCTTACTTAATCTACTCAGTAACATATATTGTTTTATAAACGCTAATGATTTTTATGCAGGAAAAAGCACCCAGAGAAACAGAAATGGATTCCACCTTAGATTCCTATCATTCCACCCAAACAGAGTTTGATCAGTCAGTGGATAGACAAAGTCAAACTTCAGCTCAGGAGCTAAAATCATCCTCATTAAATGCAACACAAACTCAAGAGAAGTCAACAAGCAACAATGAGGTAAAAATTAAGCGTCTACAAGAAGATTTAAAGGACTTGCAGAGGAAATTAGATAATTCCGAAGCAAAAAGAAAGTACTTAGAGACCCAACTTCAGTCTAGAATCCCAGAAACAATTAATTTAAACAGTGCAGATATTTCTGAAAATAGCTCTGATCTTAGCCAGAAACTTAAAGAAACCCAATGCCGGTATGAGGAAGCTATGAAAGAGGTCTTGAATGTACAAACGCAGATGAAATTGGGCCTTGTTGCTTCTGAAAACAAAGATACTTACTTGGATGTCCATGAACTGAGGGTTACATGTGAGGAAACTGAAGTGCTAAAGCAAGAACTCAGGAAAGCATTAGAGGAAAGTGAAAGGCATAAAGAGAAAGTGAGAGAGCTACAGGAAAAACTTGAAGAAAGAGAGCAGAACGTTGCTAGCAAAATGTCTATAGAAGAATGTGAGGAAATAAAAAATTCTTATTGTTCAATAATTGAGAACATTAACCAAGAGAAAGCTTTGTTGATCGAGAGATACAAAGAAGGGCAAGAAGAAATCAAAAGGCTACAAGACAAGTTAAATCAGATGCAGTTGGAATCCAGTGATGAAGCTCGGGAGATAAAAGAAGCAAGGGATAGAATGATAGATAACCTACACAGACAAGTTAGTGAGCTGTCTCAGTTGTACAAAGAAGCACAAACAGAGCTTGAAGATTACAGGAAGAGGAAAGCATTAGAGGATGTAGCTTTGGAATACATTCCTAGAGATGAGCATGAGAAACTGATGTGGGTAACAAATTCATTGAAAGATAAAGCTGAAGATGCATTATCTGACATGAAGTCCCAGTACACACAGGTATTAAATGAAGCAGCTCAGCTCAAGCAACTAATAGATACTCAGAAACAAAACTCTGTACCAGTTGCTGAGCATCTTGAGGTGGTAACTGCTCTCAGGTGTACGGCAAAGGAAATGGAAGAAGAAATAAATGAGTTTAAGGAAGAGCTTATTAACAAGGAAACTGAGGTAAGAAATCTGCAGAAGGAATTGTTGGAAGAAAAAGCTGCAATTAAGGAAGCAATGGTGCCCAGAGCTTCATATGAAAAACTCCAGTCATCGTTAGAAGGTGAAGTTAATATTTTGTCATCCAAACTAAAGGATTTaatgaaagagaaagagaatgtGTCCGTAGATGCTGCACAATTGAGAAATGAAGTCTTGCaattaaaaggggaaaaagaagGTATTCAAACTCTCCTTGAGGGCAAGGAGCAGGAAATAAATGGACTTTACCGTAAGTACCATCAAGCTCAAGAAGATCTTCTTGACATGAAAAGATATGCAGAAAGCTCGTCAAAGCTAGAAGAAGATAAAGATAAAAAGGTTAGTGATTCATTAAAGAGATTGGGTTTCCTGGATGTTTAGACCTTATAAAGCAACTTGAGTAACGCATGCAGTTCACAGCTCAATATTAAACAAAGTGTCACGGAGTATAACTTTTGAATACACCTTTCTGCCTTGTAATCTAAGGTCCCAGAATCCCATCTTTAATACTGATAAAAGCTTGTTTGGCTAAATGCATATTTGACCCTGCGGAGATCCCCACAAGGAGAGCTGCATGATCTGTCACTGTCAGGTGAAGTCATATGGGGCCCAGGTGCCCAAGTGCTTGCACTCCTGTTTTGAAATGATGGAAGTGGGAGTTAGAACAGGGAGAGATCCTCAGGGAGAGAAGTTTTGCAAACCTAAATAAAGATGCACAAGTGACCAAAGATCCTACAGTTCTTATTTTACCCAGATCATTTCACCCATCCCTACTCGTCTTTTTCCATAATTGGGATATCTGAGAGCACAGAGTTCTTATAATAGAAAATGGGCCACAGATGTGGTAGCTGGCTGTGTAACATTTTGCTGGCTCTGTATACTTGGCCCAAGCGAGCTGCATTTCTGTCTTCAGACATAGATGTATTCAGAGGCTGTGCCCATAGAGTCAGTAAACGCAATATCTCAGTGGTATAAATATTGCTTCACGTAAGTTGTTAAAGCAATGAGTTTCCATTTGGAAATGTGAGAATTCTGTACAAAAGCAAATTTGCTAACAGAAACTGAATGCTTAAAATGGTGGAGGGATGGTGGAGGGAAATTTGGCAGTGAGCCAAGAGGctttggtggggagggagctggaatGGTGGGGGAGGTGTAGGCAGAAAGAGGAGTAGCATGCCAGAGATTTGGGGGGAAGGAAATAGAGGTAGAAAGGTAAGTAGGAGAGAAACAATTTCTGGGAGAGGCAGATGGAGAGAGCAGCCAGCTGGGAGGACATACATCTGCATGCAGACCTCCCAGTACTGGTGAGGAGCTAGAACTGCCTACTGGCTTGCAGAGTAAGAAGGAGGCActgcagagctggctgagaaAGAGCTACATCCCTTTGTGTAGACAAAGGGTTGCAGCATGGTGGGAGCACTATAACCTTTTGTTTACCTAGTAGCCGCCTTGTGCCTCAGATCAAGGTAGGGATGCTTTTTCAGAATTCAAAAAAAAGGCACAAATGTTCTCTAAATAAAGCACAGCAAAACCGTATTTCTTGCATCATTTCACATGTACTTTTTTTCCTTGATAGATCAATGAGATGTCCAAGGAAGTTAGCAAGTTAAAAGAAGCATTGAACAGTCTTTCTCAGCTTTCCTACTCAACCAGTGCACCCAAAAGACAAAGCCAACAGCTGGAGGCATTACAGCAACAAGTGAAACAGTTACAAAATCAACTGGCTGTAAGTGTCGGTTTCTTAACTGATAAACTCCAGCTGCTCTGATTGCTAATAGGATGTGAAGTCTTCCTTACAGTGCCCAGTTAAAGTGAAGCACAACTACTGAGTATGAGAAATGGATGCTTAATGCAATAAAGTGATCCCTTTTAATATATGCTATAACTGATAGTAGTGAATCCTCATTATTGTCACAGCAATGCACTCTTTCGACAATAGTACAAAACTGAGTTACTGTATATCCCCAGAGATCTCTCACTTAGATCAGTCAACTTCACTCCATTTTCTGCTCTGGAGATACGGGAAATAGTGCAGCAGTTCCCAATAATTGAAATGATAACTGCATTATACAGGATGCAGTTGCTTAAGCTACTGTGTTGAGGTTAAGCATTAATTGGCATTAAATG
The sequence above is a segment of the Natator depressus isolate rNatDep1 chromosome 5, rNatDep2.hap1, whole genome shotgun sequence genome. Coding sequences within it:
- the RAI14 gene encoding ankycorbin isoform X3, which translates into the protein MKSLKAKFRKSDTNEWNKNDDRLLQAVENGDPEKVASLLGKKGASATKQDSDGKTAFHLAAAKGHAECLRIMMTHGVDVTAQDGTGHTALHLAAKNSHLDCIKRLLQSKCPADSIDNSGKTALHYAASCGCLQVVQLLCEHKCPINVKDLDGNLPLLFAVQNGHAEICRHLLDHGADINSRDKNGRTALMLACEAGGLNIVEALIRKGADFSLVDALGHDALHYSKLSENAGIQSLLLSKMSPDADTKSPTKPKQFSDLSSPRSATSTPIAGKGQVFFTEQVCKEEISSIQRDNKDRLSDSTTGADSLLDISSETDQQDLLVLLQAKIASLTLHNKELQDKLQEKAPRETEMDSTLDSYHSTQTEFDQSVDRQSQTSAQELKSSSLNATQTQEKSTSNNEVKIKRLQEDLKDLQRKLDNSEAKRKYLETQLQSRIPETINLNSADISENSSDLSQKLKETQCRYEEAMKEVLNVQTQMKLGLVASENKDTYLDVHELRVTCEETEVLKQELRKALEESERHKEKVRELQEKLEEREQNVASKMSIEECEEIKNSYCSIIENINQEKALLIERYKEGQEEIKRLQDKLNQMQLESSDEAREIKEARDRMIDNLHRQVSELSQLYKEAQTELEDYRKRKALEDVALEYIPRDEHEKLMWVTNSLKDKAEDALSDMKSQYTQVLNEAAQLKQLIDTQKQNSVPVAEHLEVVTALRCTAKEMEEEINEFKEELINKETEVRNLQKELLEEKAAIKEAMVPRASYEKLQSSLEGEVNILSSKLKDLMKEKENVSVDAAQLRNEVLQLKGEKEGIQTLLEGKEQEINGLYRKYHQAQEDLLDMKRYAESSSKLEEDKDKKINEMSKEVSKLKEALNSLSQLSYSTSAPKRQSQQLEALQQQVKQLQNQLAETKKQHQEIVSVYRMHLLYAVQGQMDEDVQKVLKQILTICKSHSVYYDLTHLHIIFLPTKFSEYCFHIQNASIFQSCCYFGHPRCKVWSAVLCCASQLPSSIWRCFQGGLQVPACNTPS
- the RAI14 gene encoding ankycorbin isoform X6, whose product is MKSLKAKFRKSDTNEWNKNDDRLLQAVENGDPEKVASLLGKKGASATKQDSDGKTAFHLAAAKGHAECLRIMMTHGVDVTAQDGTGHTALHLAAKNSHLDCIKRLLQSKCPADSIDNSGKTALHYAASCGCLQVVQLLCEHKCPINVKDLDGNLPLLFAVQNGHAEICRHLLDHGADINSRDKNGRTALMLACEAGGLNIVEALIRKGADFSLVDALGHDALHYSKLSENAGIQSLLLSKMSPDADTKSPTKPKQFSDLSSPRSATSTPIAGKGQVFFTEQVCKEEISSIQRDNKDRLSDSTTGADSLLDISSETDQQDLLVLLQAKIASLTLHNKELQDKLQEKAPRETEMDSTLDSYHSTQTEFDQSVDRQSQTSAQELKSSSLNATQTQEKSTSNNEVKIKRLQEDLKDLQRKLDNSEAKRKYLETQLQSRIPETINLNSADISENSSDLSQKLKETQCRYEEAMKEVLNVQTQMKLGLVASENKDTYLDVHELRVTCEETEVLKQELRKALEESERHKEKVRELQEKLEEREQNVASKMSIEECEEIKNSYCSIIENINQEKALLIERYKEGQEEIKRLQDKLNQMQLESSDEAREIKEARDRMIDNLHRQVSELSQLYKEAQTELEDYRKRKALEDVALEYIPRDEHEKLMWVTNSLKDKAEDALSDMKSQYTQVLNEAAQLKQLIDTQKQNSVPVAEHLEVVTALRCTAKEMEEEINEFKEELINKETEVRNLQKELLEEKAAIKEAMVPRASYEKLQSSLEGEVNILSSKLKDLMKEKENVSVDAAQLRNEVLQLKGEKEGIQTLLEGKEQEINGLYRKYHQAQEDLLDMKRYAESSSKLEEDKDKKINEMSKEVSKLKEALNSLSQLSYSTSAPKRQSQQLEALQQQVKQLQNQLAETKKQHQEIVSVYRMHLLYAVQGQMDEDVQKVLKQILTICKSQSQKK
- the RAI14 gene encoding ankycorbin isoform X5, with translation MKSLKAKFRKSDTNEWNKNDDRLLQAVENGDPEKVASLLGKKGASATKQDSDGKTAFHLAAAKGHAECLRIMMTHGVDVTAQDGTGHTALHLAAKNSHLDCIKRLLQSKCPADSIDNSGKTALHYAASCGCLQVVQLLCEHKCPINVKDLDGNLPLLFAVQNGHAEICRHLLDHGADINSRDKNGRTALMLACEAGGLNIVEALIRKGADFSLVDALGHDALHYSKLSENAGIQSLLLSKMSPDADTKSPTKPKQHDQVSKLSSERSGTPKKRKAPPPPISPIQFSDLSSPRSATSTPIAGKGQVFFTEQVCKEEISSIQRDNKDRLSDSTTGADSLLDISSETDQQDLLVLLQAKIASLTLHNKELQDKLQEKAPRETEMDSTLDSYHSTQTEFDQSVDRQSQTSAQELKSSSLNATQTQEKSTSNNEVKIKRLQEDLKDLQRKLDNSEAKRKYLETQLQSRIPETINLNSADISENSSDLSQKLKETQCRYEEAMKEVLNVQTQMKLGLVASENKDTYLDVHELRVTCEETEVLKQELRKALEESERHKEKVRELQEKLEEREQNVASKMSIEECEEIKNSYCSIIENINQEKALLIERYKEGQEEIKRLQDKLNQMQLESSDEAREIKEARDRMIDNLHRQVSELSQLYKEAQTELEDYRKRKALEDVALEYIPRDEHEKLMWVTNSLKDKAEDALSDMKSQYTQVLNEAAQLKQLIDTQKQNSVPVAEHLEVVTALRCTAKEMEEEINEFKEELINKETEVRNLQKELLEEKAAIKEAMVPRASYEKLQSSLEGEVNILSSKLKDLMKEKENVSVDAAQLRNEVLQLKGEKEGIQTLLEGKEQEINGLYRKYHQAQEDLLDMKRYAESSSKLEEDKDKKINEMSKEVSKLKEALNSLSQLSYSTSAPKRQSQQLEALQQQVKQLQNQLAETKKQHQEIVSVYRMHLLYAVQGQMDEDVQKVLKQILTICKSQSQKK
- the RAI14 gene encoding ankycorbin isoform X4: MSFHLAAAKGHAECLRIMMTHGVDVTAQDGTGHTALHLAAKNSHLDCIKRLLQSKCPADSIDNSGKTALHYAASCGCLQVVQLLCEHKCPINVKDLDGNLPLLFAVQNGHAEICRHLLDHGADINSRDKNGRTALMLACEAGGLNIVEALIRKGADFSLVDALGHDALHYSKLSENAGIQSLLLSKMSPDADTKSPTKPKQHDQVSKLSSERSGTPKKRKAPPPPISPIQFSDLSSPRSATSTPIAGKGQVFFTEQVCKEEISSIQRDNKDRLSDSTTGADSLLDISSETDQQDLLVLLQAKIASLTLHNKELQDKLQEKAPRETEMDSTLDSYHSTQTEFDQSVDRQSQTSAQELKSSSLNATQTQEKSTSNNEVKIKRLQEDLKDLQRKLDNSEAKRKYLETQLQSRIPETINLNSADISENSSDLSQKLKETQCRYEEAMKEVLNVQTQMKLGLVASENKDTYLDVHELRVTCEETEVLKQELRKALEESERHKEKVRELQEKLEEREQNVASKMSIEECEEIKNSYCSIIENINQEKALLIERYKEGQEEIKRLQDKLNQMQLESSDEAREIKEARDRMIDNLHRQVSELSQLYKEAQTELEDYRKRKALEDVALEYIPRDEHEKLMWVTNSLKDKAEDALSDMKSQYTQVLNEAAQLKQLIDTQKQNSVPVAEHLEVVTALRCTAKEMEEEINEFKEELINKETEVRNLQKELLEEKAAIKEAMVPRASYEKLQSSLEGEVNILSSKLKDLMKEKENVSVDAAQLRNEVLQLKGEKEGIQTLLEGKEQEINGLYRKYHQAQEDLLDMKRYAESSSKLEEDKDKKINEMSKEVSKLKEALNSLSQLSYSTSAPKRQSQQLEALQQQVKQLQNQLAETKKQHQEIVSVYRMHLLYAVQGQMDEDVQKVLKQILTICKSHSVYYDLTHLHIIFLPTKFSEYCFHIQNASIFQSCCYFGHPRCKVWSAVLCCASQLPSSIWRCFQGGLQVPACNTPS
- the RAI14 gene encoding ankycorbin isoform X2: MTTGCCKLWRMEIQRKWLHCWGKREPVPPNRIVMAKLPCKILTFIFHLAAAKGHAECLRIMMTHGVDVTAQDGTGHTALHLAAKNSHLDCIKRLLQSKCPADSIDNSGKTALHYAASCGCLQVVQLLCEHKCPINVKDLDGNLPLLFAVQNGHAEICRHLLDHGADINSRDKNGRTALMLACEAGGLNIVEALIRKGADFSLVDALGHDALHYSKLSENAGIQSLLLSKMSPDADTKSPTKPKQHDQVSKLSSERSGTPKKRKAPPPPISPIQFSDLSSPRSATSTPIAGKGQVFFTEQVCKEEISSIQRDNKDRLSDSTTGADSLLDISSETDQQDLLVLLQAKIASLTLHNKELQDKLQEKAPRETEMDSTLDSYHSTQTEFDQSVDRQSQTSAQELKSSSLNATQTQEKSTSNNEVKIKRLQEDLKDLQRKLDNSEAKRKYLETQLQSRIPETINLNSADISENSSDLSQKLKETQCRYEEAMKEVLNVQTQMKLGLVASENKDTYLDVHELRVTCEETEVLKQELRKALEESERHKEKVRELQEKLEEREQNVASKMSIEECEEIKNSYCSIIENINQEKALLIERYKEGQEEIKRLQDKLNQMQLESSDEAREIKEARDRMIDNLHRQVSELSQLYKEAQTELEDYRKRKALEDVALEYIPRDEHEKLMWVTNSLKDKAEDALSDMKSQYTQVLNEAAQLKQLIDTQKQNSVPVAEHLEVVTALRCTAKEMEEEINEFKEELINKETEVRNLQKELLEEKAAIKEAMVPRASYEKLQSSLEGEVNILSSKLKDLMKEKENVSVDAAQLRNEVLQLKGEKEGIQTLLEGKEQEINGLYRKYHQAQEDLLDMKRYAESSSKLEEDKDKKINEMSKEVSKLKEALNSLSQLSYSTSAPKRQSQQLEALQQQVKQLQNQLAETKKQHQEIVSVYRMHLLYAVQGQMDEDVQKVLKQILTICKSHSVYYDLTHLHIIFLPTKFSEYCFHIQNASIFQSCCYFGHPRCKVWSAVLCCASQLPSSIWRCFQGGLQVPACNTPS
- the RAI14 gene encoding ankycorbin isoform X1 produces the protein MKSLKAKFRKSDTNEWNKNDDRLLQAVENGDPEKVASLLGKKGASATKQDSDGKTAFHLAAAKGHAECLRIMMTHGVDVTAQDGTGHTALHLAAKNSHLDCIKRLLQSKCPADSIDNSGKTALHYAASCGCLQVVQLLCEHKCPINVKDLDGNLPLLFAVQNGHAEICRHLLDHGADINSRDKNGRTALMLACEAGGLNIVEALIRKGADFSLVDALGHDALHYSKLSENAGIQSLLLSKMSPDADTKSPTKPKQHDQVSKLSSERSGTPKKRKAPPPPISPIQFSDLSSPRSATSTPIAGKGQVFFTEQVCKEEISSIQRDNKDRLSDSTTGADSLLDISSETDQQDLLVLLQAKIASLTLHNKELQDKLQEKAPRETEMDSTLDSYHSTQTEFDQSVDRQSQTSAQELKSSSLNATQTQEKSTSNNEVKIKRLQEDLKDLQRKLDNSEAKRKYLETQLQSRIPETINLNSADISENSSDLSQKLKETQCRYEEAMKEVLNVQTQMKLGLVASENKDTYLDVHELRVTCEETEVLKQELRKALEESERHKEKVRELQEKLEEREQNVASKMSIEECEEIKNSYCSIIENINQEKALLIERYKEGQEEIKRLQDKLNQMQLESSDEAREIKEARDRMIDNLHRQVSELSQLYKEAQTELEDYRKRKALEDVALEYIPRDEHEKLMWVTNSLKDKAEDALSDMKSQYTQVLNEAAQLKQLIDTQKQNSVPVAEHLEVVTALRCTAKEMEEEINEFKEELINKETEVRNLQKELLEEKAAIKEAMVPRASYEKLQSSLEGEVNILSSKLKDLMKEKENVSVDAAQLRNEVLQLKGEKEGIQTLLEGKEQEINGLYRKYHQAQEDLLDMKRYAESSSKLEEDKDKKINEMSKEVSKLKEALNSLSQLSYSTSAPKRQSQQLEALQQQVKQLQNQLAETKKQHQEIVSVYRMHLLYAVQGQMDEDVQKVLKQILTICKSHSVYYDLTHLHIIFLPTKFSEYCFHIQNASIFQSCCYFGHPRCKVWSAVLCCASQLPSSIWRCFQGGLQVPACNTPS